From the Prosthecobacter dejongeii genome, one window contains:
- a CDS encoding FecR domain-containing protein has product MKTSDSSLDRIQRALEGLLSTEEHDALKADVIRDADLRAVYVEQVWLHSTLRAQSESLVGLLDITEEASPIQAPAKPLRRWPIALWSAAAAACVTLAASFFMPGKGVSPLPQVATLIRAENCRWAGSDLPTALDSQLGTGKLALVEGIATLKFKSGATVTMEAPTTLEILTAMHCRLIEGTLTAEVPEPAHGFTIDTPDIQVVDLGTKFGVTAGSAGNSQVRVFEGEVEIGGLKDGKIKRLTEGKGLHVGSGNTLLGQEPTRGEAVQEAGGWTAIPTSFGRGKDGYARRGDNGAPMGTHPLIIVKHTDLAPGIKNERRAVITFDLSQIPTESVQEAQIVLDPEPSGFGFSALIPDESRFALYGVTDEKLDAWEEKQMTWATMPGCNDAGPDADKLRKLAEFWIPRGGSGGPLTVRGDELAKFIREDTNGFVSFVIVRETGETDPSGLAHAFAAKEHPTARAPLLRLK; this is encoded by the coding sequence ATGAAAACCTCCGATTCATCTCTGGACCGCATCCAGCGGGCGCTGGAAGGCCTCCTTTCAACGGAGGAGCATGACGCTCTAAAGGCCGACGTGATCCGCGATGCGGACCTGCGTGCTGTCTATGTGGAGCAGGTCTGGCTGCACTCCACCCTACGGGCGCAGAGCGAGTCCCTTGTTGGCCTCTTAGACATAACCGAGGAAGCTTCTCCAATCCAGGCTCCAGCAAAGCCTTTGCGTCGTTGGCCCATCGCCCTCTGGTCTGCAGCCGCAGCGGCCTGCGTGACCTTAGCGGCCAGTTTTTTCATGCCAGGCAAAGGCGTTTCTCCCCTTCCCCAGGTCGCCACACTCATTCGGGCTGAAAATTGCCGCTGGGCTGGGTCCGATCTTCCCACGGCGCTGGATTCACAATTAGGCACAGGCAAGTTGGCCCTCGTGGAAGGCATAGCGACGCTGAAATTTAAAAGCGGTGCGACGGTGACGATGGAGGCCCCAACGACGTTGGAAATCCTCACCGCCATGCATTGTCGCCTCATCGAAGGCACCCTTACAGCGGAAGTGCCAGAACCCGCTCATGGTTTCACCATTGATACGCCGGATATTCAGGTAGTGGATCTGGGTACCAAGTTTGGAGTGACCGCAGGCTCCGCAGGTAATTCCCAGGTGCGCGTCTTTGAGGGCGAAGTCGAAATCGGCGGTCTTAAAGATGGCAAGATCAAGCGCCTCACGGAAGGCAAAGGCCTGCATGTGGGCTCTGGCAATACTTTGTTAGGCCAAGAGCCTACCCGCGGTGAAGCCGTCCAGGAAGCAGGCGGCTGGACAGCCATCCCCACTTCCTTTGGTCGAGGCAAAGATGGTTATGCACGCCGGGGTGACAATGGCGCTCCCATGGGTACCCACCCACTCATCATCGTCAAACACACGGACCTCGCCCCGGGGATTAAGAATGAGCGCCGCGCAGTCATCACCTTTGACTTGTCTCAGATCCCCACTGAGAGCGTTCAGGAAGCACAGATCGTCCTAGATCCTGAACCCAGCGGCTTCGGCTTCTCGGCTTTGATTCCAGATGAATCCCGCTTCGCCCTTTATGGCGTGACTGATGAAAAACTGGATGCCTGGGAGGAAAAGCAGATGACCTGGGCCACCATGCCCGGCTGCAACGATGCCGGACCCGATGCTGACAAGCTGCGCAAGCTGGCAGAGTTTTGGATCCCCCGTGGCGGCTCCGGCGGCCCGCTCACGGTGCGTGGCGATGAACTCGCAAAATTCATTCGTGAGGATACGAACGGATTCGTAAGTTTTGTGATCGTCCGTGAGACAGGCGAAACCGATCCCTCAGGCCTCGCTCATGCCTTTGCTGCCAAGGAGCACCCCACGGCCCGCGCCCCATTGCTGCGCCTCAAATAA
- a CDS encoding sigma-70 family RNA polymerase sigma factor, with protein sequence MAALPPDPADQTETYLRLLTQHDRWLAAYVYSLVASAADADDILQEVKVTLWKQFAKFEPDSNFRAWARKIATHQILNYRRSEKKRSVSSSLDETFIEAVAAELDQRADALDLKAEALNLCLRKLPEAHRKIVVWRYYEDCGIEEIAVKSERTVEAVYRLLSRIRQVLSECVNRQIAPAP encoded by the coding sequence ATGGCCGCCTTGCCCCCAGATCCAGCCGATCAGACGGAGACCTATCTCCGGCTGCTGACCCAGCATGACCGCTGGCTGGCAGCGTATGTTTACAGCCTGGTGGCCAGTGCAGCAGATGCGGATGACATCCTCCAGGAAGTGAAGGTGACCCTGTGGAAGCAATTTGCTAAATTTGAACCGGATTCCAACTTCCGCGCCTGGGCACGGAAAATCGCCACTCACCAGATTTTAAACTATCGTCGCTCCGAAAAAAAACGCTCTGTCTCTTCATCGCTCGATGAAACTTTCATCGAGGCTGTAGCAGCGGAACTTGATCAACGCGCGGACGCCTTGGATCTCAAGGCCGAAGCGCTCAATCTATGCCTGCGCAAGCTACCCGAGGCACATCGAAAAATCGTCGTCTGGCGCTACTATGAAGACTGCGGCATCGAAGAAATCGCCGTCAAAAGCGAGCGCACGGTGGAAGCCGTCTATCGCCTGCTGAGCCGCATTCGCCAGGTGCTGAGCGAATGTGTAAACCGCCAAATCGCCCCCGCTCCATGA
- a CDS encoding SGNH/GDSL hydrolase family protein, with translation MTFRTRLILPFFSLLSGLNFYSPPTMKAQEGKAGSSYTKVLFLGNSITKHGPKADIDWTGNWGMAATSEANDYVHQVIVGLRQRQGSAPEMLVKNIADFERSHVGYDLDGKLAEAFAFKADLIILAIGENVPALKTDEAKAAFKTETLKLLQKLQGTHKPTILVRSSFWANTVKDQILQECCETVGGIFVNISALGKDESNYGRAERPYKNSGVANHPGDKGMKAIAEALLAALPKS, from the coding sequence ATGACTTTCCGCACCCGACTCATTCTTCCCTTCTTCAGCCTGCTTTCCGGACTGAATTTCTATTCGCCGCCAACGATGAAAGCCCAGGAAGGCAAAGCTGGCAGCAGCTATACCAAAGTTCTTTTTCTGGGCAACAGCATCACCAAGCATGGCCCTAAAGCCGACATTGATTGGACTGGCAATTGGGGCATGGCCGCCACGTCTGAGGCCAATGACTATGTACACCAGGTGATCGTGGGTCTTCGTCAAAGACAGGGCTCTGCCCCTGAGATGTTGGTGAAAAACATCGCGGACTTTGAGAGGTCCCATGTCGGCTACGATCTTGATGGAAAACTCGCGGAGGCCTTCGCCTTCAAAGCGGATCTCATCATCCTCGCGATTGGTGAAAACGTCCCAGCGCTGAAGACCGACGAAGCCAAGGCAGCCTTCAAAACAGAAACCCTCAAGCTCCTGCAAAAACTTCAGGGGACACACAAGCCTACCATCTTGGTGCGCAGTTCCTTTTGGGCCAACACGGTGAAAGATCAGATTCTCCAAGAATGCTGCGAGACCGTGGGCGGCATCTTTGTCAACATCAGTGCACTCGGCAAGGATGAGTCAAACTATGGCCGCGCCGAACGTCCCTACAAAAACTCAGGCGTAGCCAATCATCCTGGGGACAAAGGCATGAAGGCCATCGCTGAGGCACTGCTGGCAGCGCTGCCTAAATCTTGA